One part of the Musa acuminata AAA Group cultivar baxijiao chromosome BXJ1-5, Cavendish_Baxijiao_AAA, whole genome shotgun sequence genome encodes these proteins:
- the LOC103986045 gene encoding uncharacterized protein LOC103986045 encodes MSRRQGDWDCRSCQHHNFSWRDSCQQCGNLRPSTGDVSDYAGLGRSSVGFSVPSFRPGDWNCSCGGHNFASRTSCHSCGTSKDDSAVSFSRGLDNDDMPGSGGVGFGGGGWKSGDWLCTRSGCNQHNFASRKECYRCKAPKGCGT; translated from the exons ATGAGCAGGCGGCAAGGAGACTGGGACTGCAGGTCATGCCAGCACCACAACTTCAGCTGGCGTGACTCGTGCCAGCAATGTGGTAACCTGCGGCCGTCCACCGGCGACGTCTCCGACTATGCTGGCCTCGGAAGGTCCTCGGTCGGATTCAGCGTCCCCAGTTTTCGGCCCGGCGACTGGAACTGCTCCTGCGGTGGTCATAACTTCGCGAGCCGGACGAGCTGCCACTCGTGTGGCACTTCCAAGGATGACTCCGCCGTCAGCTTCAGCCGTGGGCTCGACAACGATGACATGCCGGGTTCAGGAGGCGTCGGCTTTGGTGGTGGCGGGTGGAAGTCCGGTGATTGGTTGTGCACCAG GTCGGGCTGCAACCAGCATAACTTCGCTAGCAGGAAGGAGTGCTATCGATGCAAGGCACCAAAGGGATGCG GCACTTAA
- the LOC103986015 gene encoding serpin-ZXA, whose protein sequence is MDLRESIGCQTAFALRLAKQVGAEAASDANLAFSPLSVHLVLSLIAAGSKGRTLDQILSFLGLGDSGGVADLNALSSQVVAVVLADGSARGGPRVSYANGVFFDSSLLLKPSFKEIVTHIFRADTKIVDFQTKAVEVTNEVNSWVENVTAGLIKELLPPGSVDSNTRLVLGNALYFKGSWNEKFDSSQTNDSEFHLLNGTSVQVPFMSSKTDQYLSSNDGFKVLRLPYKQGEDARLFSMYIFLPDARDGLWSLQEKLNSKPEFLTHRLPMTKVKVGKFKLPKFKISFGFEASAVLKSLGLALPFSADADLSEVADSSVGRSLYVSSVFHKSFIEVNEEGTEAAAATAAVVALRSLPIGPLDFEADHPFIFIIREDVTGVVLFTGHVLNPSLIG, encoded by the exons ATGGATTTGAGGGAGTCGATCGGCTGCCAGACTGCGTTCGCGCTCCGCCTCGCAAAGCAAGTCGGTGCCGAGGCCGCCAGCGACGCCAACCTCGCTTTCTCTCCCCTCTCCGTTCACCTTGTCCTGTCCCTCATAGCCGCCGGCTCCAAGGGCCGCACCCTCGACCAGATCCTCTCCTTCCTCGGCCTCGGCGACAGCGGCGGAGTCGCCGACCTCAACGCCCTATCTTCGCAGGTTGTCGCCGTCGTCCTCGCGGACGGGTCGGCGAGAGGTGGGCCCAGAGTGTCCTACGCCAACGGCGTCTTCTTTGACTCCTCGTTGTTGCTGAAGCCTTCCTTCAAGGAGATCGTCACGCATATTTTTAGAGCAGACACTAAAATCGTTGATTTCCAAACCAAG GCTGTCGAAGTTACAAATGAGGTTAACTCTTGGGTTGAGAACGTTACCGCTGGCCTGATCAAAGAGCTCCTTCCTCCTGGTTCTGTTGACAGTAACACCAGATTGGTGTTGGGTAATGCACTCTACTTCAAAGGATCCTGGAATGAAAAGTTTGATTCATCTCAGACGAATGACTCAGAATTCCACCTACTAAATGGAACCTCAGTTCAAGTGCCTTTCATGTCTAGTAAAACAGATCAGTATTTGTCTTCAAATGATGGATTTAAGGTTCTTAGGCTCCCTTACAAGCAAGGTGAGGATGCAAGGCTGTTCTCTATGTATATTTTCCTGCCAGATGCACGAGATGGTTTGTGGAGTTTGCAGGAGAAGTTGAATTCTAAGCCTGAGTTCTTAACTCATCGTCTTCCAATGACAAAGGTTAAAGTAGGGAAGTTCAAGCTGCCAAAGTTCAAGATATCATTTGGATTTGAAGCATCTGCAGTGCTGAAAAGTTTGGGCCTGGCATTACCTTTCAGTGCAGATGCAGATCTATCAGAGGTGGCAGATTCATCTGTTGGTCGAAGCCTCTATGTATCATCAGTTTTCCACAAATCCTTTATCGAAGTCAATGAAGAAGGAACTGAAGCAgccgctgctactgctgctgtggTGGCTCTGAGGTCATTACCGATTGGTCCTCTAGACTTTGAAGCAGATCACCCATTCATCTTTATAATAAGAGAAGACGTAACCGGAGTAGTGTTGTTCACCGGCCATGTTCTCAATCCCTCACTTATCGGGTAA